Proteins from one Muntiacus reevesi chromosome X, mMunRee1.1, whole genome shotgun sequence genomic window:
- the GPR82 gene encoding probable G-protein coupled receptor 82: MSNNSTCIQPSKISYMALPIIYTFLCIIGLFGNSLSQWIFLTKIAKKTSTHIYLAHLVTANLLVCTAMPFMGIYFLKGFQWEYHSPQCRVVNFLGTLSMHVSMFVSLLILSWIAISRYATLMKKDSTQETTSCYEKVFYGHLLKKFRQPNFARKLCVYIWIVVLGVIIPIIIYYSVEEAAKGNETKCYNLQMELGAEISQTAGLIGTTFIGFSFLVVLTSYYSFVNHLRKIRTCTSITEKDLTYSSVKRHLLVIQILLIVCFLPYSIFKPIFFVVYQRMGCQQLNHLIEIKNILTCLASARSSTDPIIFLFLDKTFKKTLYSLFTKPDAPHLQPSD, from the coding sequence ATGAGTAACAACTCAACATGTATTCAACCATCCAAGATCTCTTACATGGCTTTACCGATCATTTATACCTTCCTTTGTATCATTGGTCTGTTTGGAAATTCTCTCTCCCAGTggatatttttaacaaaaatagcTAAGAAAACATCAACACACATCTACCTAGCACATCTTGTGACTGCAAACTTACTTGTGTGCACTGCCATGCCTTTCATGGGTATCTATTTCCTGAAAGGTTTTCAGTGGGAATATCATTCTCCACAATGCAGGGTGGTCAACTTTTTGGGAACTCTATCCATGCATGTAAGTATGTTTGTCAGCCTCTTAATTTTAAGCTGGATTGCCATAAGCCGCTATGCTACCTTAATGAAAAAGGATTCCACACAAGAGACCACTTCGTGCTATGAGAAAGTATTTTACGGCCACTTACTGAAAAAATTTCGCCAGCCCAACTTTGCCAGAAAACTATGTGTTTACATATGGATAGTTGTTCTAGGCGTAATTATTCCAATTATCATATACTACTCGGTTGAAGAGGCTGCAAAAGGGAACGAGACGAAGTGCTATAATTTACAGATGGAACTAGGAGCGGAGATCTCTCAGACTGCAGGCCTCATTGGAACCACATTTATTGGGTTTTCATTTTTAGTTGTCCTAACATCATACTACTCTTTTGTCAACCATCTGAGAAAAATAAGGACTTGTACATCCATTACAGAGAAAGATCTGACTTACAGCTCTGTGAAAAGGCACCTTTTGGTCATTCAGATTCTACTAATAGTTTGCTTCCTTCCATACAGTATTTTTAAAcccattttttttgttgtatACCAAAGAATGGGCTGTCAGCAACTGAATCacttaattgaaataaaaaacatcCTCACCTGCCTTGCATCAGCCAGAAGCAGCACAGACcccattatatttctttttttagataaAACATTCAAGAAGACACTATACAGTCTCTTTACAAAACCTGATGCACCCCATCTGCAACCCTCTGATTGA